The following coding sequences are from one Lycium ferocissimum isolate CSIRO_LF1 chromosome 3, AGI_CSIRO_Lferr_CH_V1, whole genome shotgun sequence window:
- the LOC132048982 gene encoding uncharacterized protein LOC132048982: protein MAAPPNLEEVGIKTTAKTRKENNDADRKAVKKNYKAKKILVCGIGPDEHNRVSPCSTTKEIWESLQTTHEGTTQVKNSKIDMLKIEYEMFKMKENESIHEMHTRFTSIINELHSLREVIITTKLGRKLLGVLPDSWDNKVNAISEAKISTR from the exons ATGGCAGCCCCACCAAACTTGGAAGAAG TTGGTATAAAAACTACTGCCAAAACAAGGAAAGAAAACAATGATGCTGATAGGAAAGCAGTGAAGAAAAACTATAAAGCCAAGAAAATCCTTGTGTGTGGAATAGGACCTGATGAGCACAATCGAGTCTCACCTTGTTCAACTACTAAAGAGATCTGGGAATCTCTCCAAACTACCCATGAAGGAACAACACAGGTGAAGAACTCAAAAATCGACATGCTCAAAATAGAGTATgagatgtttaaaatgaaagagaatGAATCCATTCATGAGATGCACACAAGATTCACCTCTATTATCAATGAGCTTCATTCTCTAAGAGAAGTCATCATAACTACCAAACTAGGGAGGAAGTTGCTTGGTGTGTTGCCTGATTCTTGGGACAACAAGGTAAATGCTATCTCTGAAGCAAAGATCTCAACACGTTGA